The DNA window AGTTTTACCCAAAAAGATTTACTCCTTGTTCTCTTTTACTTTTAACTCCAACCTGTCTCGAACCTCTTTTAAAATACTGTTCTCTGTTTTCCCATCCGATTTTATAGGTGTCCATTTTTTAGAAAGAAATGACTTTTGTGCCTCAAGATGGCTGCTTATATCGATTTTTATGCCCTCATCAACAGTTTTAAGCTTTATATTTAACTTAATCCTTCTCTTCTCTTTGAAAAAGACATACCAGTCTGTATCTATCACTCCTTTTTCTTTATCAATCAACACAACAGGATATTCTTTAACAGTCAATAACAAAGCCTCAAAGACATCATCCCAGCTTCCCTCAAAGGTCATTGAAGTGGGAAAGGAAACCTCTTTTTTTATTTCAGGCTTCGTACCTCTACAGCCAACAATAAAAATAACAAAAAAAATAAAAATGAAGAATTTCTTATTCTTTATATTTCTTAAAAATGAAAAAATTTTTTATCCCCAATCTCTCTTAAGAAAACCGAAGAATTCTTATCAAATTTTCATTCACTGGCCATGATAAAGAGCGGTTTAGATTCGAAGCTCTTATAATGTGGGCGTAAGCGCTCTGTATCATAATATTTATCAATATCAACGACCTTCTTATAACTCGTCACTACATCAATGGGCGCGTTATCATATCGTCCATTCTTCAATATAACAAGGCGACCATGAACACCTTTAAGGATTAAATCTAAGGCTAGATTACCATAAGCCATCGGTACAATCGAATCAATAGAATCCGGATCGCCAGATCTCACGAGATAGCCTAATCTCTGATTAATAACATTGATTCGTTTATTGTTATTATACTTAGGAGAAAGCTCTTTCAATTTATTGGAGATAAGGTCACCAATGCCACCTAATTTTTTGTGGCCGTAGGCATCTTTTTCTTGACTCTCAAAAACCATCTCAGCACCCTTAAACATAGCTCCTTCTGATACCAGTACCACCGAATACTTACTGGGATTAGTGAAGCGATCTTTAACCATAAGCTCGGTTAAGCGTTCAATATCAAATTTATACTCAGGAATGACACACCGATTAGCCGCACCAGCCATTGTGGGAAGCAGAGCAGTAAAGCCAGCGTAACGACCGAACACCTCAATAACCAGAAATCTCTCAAGGGAACCTGCTGAGGTTCTCAGACGGTGCGTCATCTCAATGGTTCTGGTAACACATGTGCTAAACCCAATACAATAATCTGTTCCTGGCACATCATTATCCATGGTCTTAGGAATAGCGAGAACTCTAACACCTTCCTTATGAAGTCGAGCCCCATAGCTAAGGGTATCATCGCCACCAATAGGGATAAGGTAATCAACACCTAAAAAATCCAGATTTTTTAAGACATCAGGGGTTAGGTCATTTATTCCTTTCGTATATTTATCTCTTAGGTGATGTGGAACATTAATTTTAGGCACATGGCTTGGACGCGTTCGAGAGGTATGCAAAAAAGTCCCACCTGTTCTCCCGACTTTATTAACGAGCTCTTCTGTCAGAACCTGATAATTGCCGGAGTTATCAGCGTCCTTGTCAGGTACAATCTCAATCATACCTCCCCAACCACGATTAATTCCAATGACCTGACAACCTTCTCGTAGAGCGCGAATCGTAACTGCCCGAATCGCTGGATTGAGTCCTGGAACATCACCACCACCAGTTAAAATTGCAATGATTCCCTTTTTCTTGCTAATGTTACTTATGATAATCCTCCTTCTTTAGTTTTTCGTTATCATTTATAATAGAATTAATGGTCTTTTATATAGAGAAAGGTTTGTATATAAGAGCCAACTCGATTAATATAATCACTCGTCCCTCTTTTATCAAATTTAAAATAATCTTACAACAAAAATCTAAATGTGGTAAAATACAGCAAAAAGAAAGAAACCTATCTTATGTTTAATTTAAATAAAATCGGTTAACTTATGAAAAAAATAAAATATAAAACAAGGGAGATTATTGCTTCTCCATCTCAATCTTTAAAAGAAGATCCTCTATCAATAAATTCAACCCTTAAAAAGTTAATTACGTCAGAAAAAATTAAAAAGATGACTATATTAGACGTGGGTTGTGGAAGAGGAAGACTGATGTTTAATATTGCACCCTATGCCAAAAAGGTAGTTGGAATAGATTTATCTAAAAAAGAGATTGATGCAGCTAAGAAATATAAGGCTGCAAATAGTATCAATAATGTTCAGTTTATTCATGGAGATGCGGAGAGGGTGGATTATCTATCTTTAACCAATGAATTGGATATGATCATCTCCAATCTGTGCATGTCAGATATCACTATCAAACGATCATATGATGCTCTACAAAAAAGGCGATGTTTAATTTTTGCAGCATTTCATATCGACCAGTGGAAAGAGACAAAGAAAATATCACCATTTTCTTATGATGAGGATCATATGAAAAAGGTCCTTTTCGATACTGGTTTTGAAATAGAACATATAACCGTTGAAAAGGAGATTGTAAAATTTAAAAATCTCAAAGATGCATTAGATTTCTTCCAGAAAAACAAAAAAATGATGGAAAAATTCAAAACGGATGAACGCTGGCAGAATATGATGGGATATCTCCAAGAGGGAGGAAGATCATTCACATATAAGAGCCATTTCATCATTAAGGCTAGAAAATAGCCTCTTTCTTTATTGCTGGGTATCTCTATGTCCAGATATCTTTTGGGGCTAAAAAAAAATCAGAAATATTATCCAAGCCTTGCAGGGAATAAAGCTTTCTATCTCAATTCTCTTGTAGATATGGGGTATGAGGTTTCCCCATTCTTTTGTATTACAACCCAAGCTTATTTAGACTTTTTAAAAGAAACAGGTCTTTTAACCCACGTAAAGAAATTCTATGCTGGCCATCTCCATACAGAGGAGATACAATATTTCCTTTCTATTGCTAAAGAATTAAGATATTCCATCCTTTCTCAATCCTTTCCTCCAACAATTGAAAGAGACATACTGGATGGTCTTAAAGAATTCAAGAATAAAACGAGAAATGATATCTCTCTCGCTATCAGGTCTTCAGCTATACAAGAAGATACCTCAACCATTTCTATGGCCGGTCAATTAAAGACCTTCCTCAATGTATCAGTAAATTCTGAAAGAGAGATAATAGAGAAGATTAAAGAATGCTGGGCCTCCCTTTGGAAAGAACAGGTTATTAAATACCTGATCATAAGACAAGAAATCAATAAAGGAATCCCTTCTATGGGGGTTATCATACAGGAAATGATTGAATCAGAGATTTCAGGGGTCATGTTCACGTTTAATCCTGTAACACATGCCGAAGAAATCATTATCGAAGGGGTATGGGGTCTCGGTCTCCCATTGGTGAAAGGCAAGGTCAATCCTGATAGCTTTACTTTAGATAAAAAAGGTCCCTCCATTGAGATAAATTCCTCTGGGAAACAGCAATTCATGACATATAGAGATAAGGAGGGATCCCTTAGGGAGATCCCTGTTCCGCTGGAAAAAAGGAAAGAGAAGGTCTTAAGCGTATCCCAACTGAGAACATTGTCTCAGATGGCTATACAAATTGAGGAACATTTTAAATCTCCTCAGAATATTGAGTGGGCATTGAAAGAGGATCGATTTTATTTCCTCCAGACAAGACCCCTCACCATAATGATGAATATATCTGAACAAGAGTCAATAGCCATTGAGAGCCAGAGAGAAAAAAAAGAACCTACAAAAGAGAAAAGAGAGGATATTGAGAAGATATGGACAAGACATTTTTTTGATGAAAGATTCCCTAAACCAATCTCCCCTTTAAGCTGGTCTATCTTAAAAGAACTTTTAGAAAGAAGGGCTTTTGTTGATCCTCTTAAGTATCAAGGTTTTTATGATGCCCATCGATACAAAATAACTGAACTTTTTTATGGACGTCCCTATACAAACCTCAAGGTCTTTTATAAGCTCTTTTACTACTATCCATCATTTCTTATCTCAAAGGATACAGAAAGGTTTTTCCCTTCAAAGGAATACCTTCCATATAACGACAGAAGATTCCCATGGTTAAACATAGACTTCGTCTTTTCTTCCGTAAAGACCCTAGCAAAAGACCACAACTGGATCATACCGATTCATTTCAAAAAATGGGATTCATTTCTTGAAGAATATATAAAAACTCTCAAAGAACTTAAAGCTATCAACCTCTCTGATCTCTCTCATAAAGACCTTTTCTCTAACTTTACAAAAACAAGGGTCCTGGTTAGTGAGTTCTTAAAGATTCATCGATGGAGCATCACCTATGCAGATATTCTTTATCATCTTTCCCTTCATCTCATAAAAAAGCGGGGGCTGGAAGAAAACCTGCTCCGCACCACCCTTTTTCAACTCTCTGATAAAAAGAATATGACGATAGAAATAGACAGAGAGATAAAAGAACTGGCAGAAATCGTATTATCGTCTGACATTCTCAAACATTTTTTTATCGAATATGAACCTCAAGTTCTCTTAAAAAAACTGAGTGAAGTTGGAGAAAGTCAAAATTTCCTCAAAAGATTTAGAAATTTCTTGGATAGGTATGGTCACAGGTCAAACAGCCTAGATATCTTTTATCCTACATGGAAAGAGGATCAGGGATATGTTATTGGTATAATAAAAAAATTAATAGTGACAAACAGAAAAGAAAAGAAACCGTATAATGAAAAAATTGATATTTCTAATAAAAAAGAGCTAAAAAATCGCCTTTCTTTTAGTTTTTTTGATAAAATATTTCCTCTTCGTTTCATCTTATTTAAAAAACTGATTAACTGGACCCAGACATTCATCCTTCTCAGAGAAAACCAGCGCTTTTATTGGCAAATGTCCATGGCTTATATGAGAAAGATCGTTCTCGAAATGGAAAGACGCCTTTCTTTGGAAGACAAAGGTATTGACAAACCGAATGATATCTTCTTTCTTAAGATTCAGGAAATCTATGAGCTCCTTATGGGAGAGGGAAAAAAGGAAGATTTTAGCGATGTGATTATGAGAAGAAGATCAGAGTGGTCTCAAAACAAATCTATTGATGCCCCATCACTTATTATACTAGAAGAGGGCAAAGAAAGAGAATTCTCTGTTGAGGTAGGTGAAAAAGACATACTTAAAGGAATGGGGGTTAGTTCGGGAAAGGCTACAGGCAACGCACGTGTTCTCAGAGATTTAAAAGATTACAGCGAATTAAAAGAGGGGGATATACTGGTTACATTGAGTATTGACCCTGGGTGGATTCATATTCTTTCGATGGTCTCCGGGCTGGTTCTGGAGGTTGGCGGATTATTGTCTCACGCTTCAATCATAGCCAGAGAGCTTGGAATCCCTTCGGTTGTAAACATTGATAAGGCAACCCAGAGGATATCTACTGGGCAAAAGATTTCTATAAATGGAAAAGAAGGATTGGTAGAGTTTCTGAAATGAATCTCTTAAATAGATTGGACAGTTCTCATTTTTTAGGTTTTAGGATTTGGGAATTTTCTTTCAAAAGCCTATTAAGAGAATATGGCCCTTTATTTACAAGAAAGATTCTCTTAAAACATCCTCTTAAATCATTTCATGGTTTTGTTTCTTATGGAAGAATAAGACAAAAATTATCAGAGAGGGAAACAATAGACTTCTTAAATGGATCCAAAAAGGCCTTTTTAAACAATCTTATAGAAAAGAATCAAAGGATACTTGTTGCTGCGGGATATTGCCAGAAGCCCATAAAAAATAATGAAAGCTCTAAAGGGTGTCCCTCTGGACAGTTTAATCATGACTGCCTCTATCTATCTCGCCTTGATTTGAAAAGCAGTAAAGAAGATTATCCTGACCCTGTTTGCAAAACCTGCGATATAGGTGTTTTGGGTAAAAAGGCACTTCATGCAGGTGGATACATACATATTATGACCTCAGCCAAGGATATTATTTATGACATATTCTTGCCATCAATCACCCAAAAGAGATTCAAAAATGCCATTTTTTTGCTCTGTCCTTATTCAGCAGAAGCAATTATTCTTCCCCTGATGATATGTGATATCAAGAGCATACTGGTTAAATACAGAGAAGGTCAATGCAACGACTTTGAAGACTTCACACTTGCTGATAAAGGGTCAAAAAGAGAAAGGACATTTGTGGATAAAAGCGCCCTAGACGAAATTAATAATATGCTTGATTATATAAGCTCCTTTTATGAAAGAAAATCCTCTCCCCAATATACAAGATTTGAAATGATCGGTAATGTATTTGTCCCTAAAAACTAAGACTTTATTAGAAAGCAAAAGACCCCTTTAATAAAAAGGGGTCTTTTAAAGCTTCTATAATATTTAACTTTTTATTTATTTTCTGCAGTCTGGACAGAATCTCATGTAAGCTGGTGTTCCTGCGTCTACGTCGCCACAACCTTCCTTGGCCTGCAGTTCTGAAGTCACATCTTTGTAAGTGTACTCCTTACCACACTTTTCACAGTTGTTGGTGATTTCCTCAGCCATCTTTCTTCTCCTTTCTTAATAGAAATTTAATAATTATCATTAATTAATATATAATCAAGAAAGGATATCGTCAAGTCTTTCTATTTTTTTTCGGATCAGAAGCTAAAAAAATCCGGTTTTTTTAAATACTTATCTCTCATCAATCGGAATATATTTGGCCTCCATCTCTCCTTGGTAAAGGCCTCTCGGCCTGAAGATACGATTTTGTGGGAGATACTCCAGTACCCTGGCAGCCCAACCCGCAATCCTGCTCACAGCAAAAATAGGCGTAAACATAGCATATTCAATGCCAAAGGAATAGTAAATCGTCCCAGAGTAAAAATCGACATTCGGGAATATCCCCTTGGATGAATAGGCAGCCAAAACCTGCTCTTCAACGATGATGGCAATATCATAAAGTTTCTTCTGACCCTTCATCTCTGTTACCTTCTGAGAATACTGCCTAAAAATCCTTGCCCTTGGGTCATATGCCTTATAGACCCTGTGTCCAAAACCCATTATCTTTTTCTTGTTTGCAATGGCATCTTTAATATACGCCTCTGCATTCTCTGGCTCCCCTATCTCCAACAGCATCTTCATTACCTCCTCATTAGCCCCCCCGTGCAAGGGTCCCTTCAAGCTCCCTACACCAGCTGCAATAGCAGAATACATATCAGATAATGAAGAGATGACTGACATACAGGAAAAGGTAGAGACGTTCATACCATGGTCTGCGTGAAGAATCATGGATACATCCATGACCTTTTCGAGATATTCGTCCGGCTTCTCTCCTGTAGCCATATAGAGAAAGTTTGCTGTATGTTCTAAGCTGTTATCAGGATCTAAGGGCTCTTCTCCTCTTCTTATTCTTGCAACAGCCGCTGCAATTGTTGCTACCTGGGCAACCAGCTTTATCCCTGCCTCTGTATAATCAGCAAGCTCTCTGCTGTCCGCTTTTTTATCATAGCAGCCTATCGCTGAAACACCTGTTCTGAGGGCGGACATGGGATGGGTATCCTTGGGAAGCTTCTTGAGGATGTCAATAACCTCCTTGGGAATGGGGCGATAGCTTTTCAGCTTCTCCTTAAAGTCATCCAGCTCTTTTCTTGTGGGAAGCTTGCCAAACAGGAGAAGGTATGTTGTCTCTTCATAGCTGGAATGCTCTGCAAGGTCTTCAATCGTATAGCCTCGATAAATAAGCCTTCCCTTCTGGCCATCTACATGACCCATCTTTGTTTCACAAGCAATCACTCCCTCTAATCCCTTTGCAAACTCGGCCTGACCGTAAAACTTTTGTTCTTTTTGCATTTTTCCTCCTCCTCTATTTTGCCTATTTAATTAATAAATTCATTATTGGACTAAGATATAGAATAGATAAGCCCTTTTGAATTGTATAAAATCTATTGTATACAAGATGTGTCTGCTATTTGTCAACCTTTTTTTTAAAAAATGCCCTAAGTATTACAAGAAACAAACCTCCTATCAGAATAAGTCCAAAAATGGCATATTTTCCCCCAGCAGAAAATAACATTATGGTCAATGAGATAAAGATATAAGCCCCGACTGCTGACATAATCAGACGAAACATCCACTTGATTTTCTTTACCAGGTCTTCCCTCAAGATGGTATCTCCCTTATAATGGCGCCCCCGAAAGGATTTGAACCTTCGCACAGGGATCCGGAGTCCCTTGCTCTATCCAGCTGAGCTACGGGGGCATTAAAATTGAATATTAAATTGTAGATTAAATCTTTTATTTTGACAACTATTTTAGTCACACTTATAATCATTGAACATTTTTCATTTAAGGGGGAGCTATCATAATGGAATTAAAAGGCAGCAGAACCGAAAAGAATCTCCTTGCAGCCTTTGCAGGAGAATCCCAGGCAAGGAATCGCTACACCTACTTTTCCAGTGTTGCAAAAAAAGAGGGCTTTGAGCAAATTGCAGCCATATTTCTTGAGACCGCTGAAAATGAAAGAGAGCATGCCAAAAGATTTTTTAAGTTTTTAGAAGGAGGAAAAATTGAGATTACCGCCTCTTATCCTGCTGGAGTGATAGGTAACACCAAAACCAATCTTCTCGCATCAGCAGAGGGGGAAAAGGAGGAATGGGGTATTCTCTATCCTGAGGCCTCAAAAATAGCCAAAGAAGAGGGTTTTGATGAAATCGCCCAACTCTACAAAAAGATTGCTGAGGTAGAGGAAAAGCATGAGAAGAGATACAGAAAGCTTCTTAAAAATATCATCGATGGAACTGTTTTTAAAAAAGATGAGGTAGTTAAGTGGAAATGTCGAAATTGCGGATATGTTCATGAAGGGATGGAAGCCCTTGAATTATGCCCTGCCTGTGTTCATCCGCAGGCACACTATGAACTCTTCTGCGAAAATTATTAAAAAAAGAAAAGTTTTTAAATCAGACCAACCGATTTCCTTGAATTACAACCCGAGAAAATGAATGGCCAGGCCGCAGAAACAGATGACAACACCAGCGAATGCATGAGTATATTTTTCTACGTGTGCCAAAGGGAGAAGATTCATACCTAAGGTTGAGACGAAAACAATACTCAGCATGGTAACAATAGTCACTCCACCAAAGACACTTATTACCAGAACCAAGCCCAGAAGGCTTTCTTTTGCTGCAGGATACATCAGTAGAGGGATTAACGGTTCACAAGGACCCAAAACAAAGATGATAAAGAGAACCCAGGGCGTAAGATTCAAAGCCCCCTCTTTTTCATGGATGTGCACGTGTTCTTTGGTATGGATATGTTTGTGTATATGAATGAGCCCATCTTTATGGGCATGCAAATGTTCATGCGGCCGACTTTTCACACCCCTGCGTAATCCCCATACAAAATAGACAAGTCCAA is part of the Nitrospinota bacterium genome and encodes:
- a CDS encoding citrate synthase/methylcitrate synthase produces the protein MQKEQKFYGQAEFAKGLEGVIACETKMGHVDGQKGRLIYRGYTIEDLAEHSSYEETTYLLLFGKLPTRKELDDFKEKLKSYRPIPKEVIDILKKLPKDTHPMSALRTGVSAIGCYDKKADSRELADYTEAGIKLVAQVATIAAAVARIRRGEEPLDPDNSLEHTANFLYMATGEKPDEYLEKVMDVSMILHADHGMNVSTFSCMSVISSLSDMYSAIAAGVGSLKGPLHGGANEEVMKMLLEIGEPENAEAYIKDAIANKKKIMGFGHRVYKAYDPRARIFRQYSQKVTEMKGQKKLYDIAIIVEEQVLAAYSSKGIFPNVDFYSGTIYYSFGIEYAMFTPIFAVSRIAGWAARVLEYLPQNRIFRPRGLYQGEMEAKYIPIDER
- a CDS encoding DUF3576 domain-containing protein, which gives rise to MTFEGSWDDVFEALLLTVKEYPVVLIDKEKGVIDTDWYVFFKEKRRIKLNIKLKTVDEGIKIDISSHLEAQKSFLSKKWTPIKSDGKTENSILKEVRDRLELKVKENKE
- a CDS encoding 6-phosphofructokinase; its protein translation is MSNISKKKGIIAILTGGGDVPGLNPAIRAVTIRALREGCQVIGINRGWGGMIEIVPDKDADNSGNYQVLTEELVNKVGRTGGTFLHTSRTRPSHVPKINVPHHLRDKYTKGINDLTPDVLKNLDFLGVDYLIPIGGDDTLSYGARLHKEGVRVLAIPKTMDNDVPGTDYCIGFSTCVTRTIEMTHRLRTSAGSLERFLVIEVFGRYAGFTALLPTMAGAANRCVIPEYKFDIERLTELMVKDRFTNPSKYSVVLVSEGAMFKGAEMVFESQEKDAYGHKKLGGIGDLISNKLKELSPKYNNNKRINVINQRLGYLVRSGDPDSIDSIVPMAYGNLALDLILKGVHGRLVILKNGRYDNAPIDVVTSYKKVVDIDKYYDTERLRPHYKSFESKPLFIMASE
- a CDS encoding class I SAM-dependent methyltransferase — protein: MKKIKYKTREIIASPSQSLKEDPLSINSTLKKLITSEKIKKMTILDVGCGRGRLMFNIAPYAKKVVGIDLSKKEIDAAKKYKAANSINNVQFIHGDAERVDYLSLTNELDMIISNLCMSDITIKRSYDALQKRRCLIFAAFHIDQWKETKKISPFSYDEDHMKKVLFDTGFEIEHITVEKEIVKFKNLKDALDFFQKNKKMMEKFKTDERWQNMMGYLQEGGRSFTYKSHFIIKARK
- a CDS encoding PEP/pyruvate-binding domain-containing protein, yielding MSRYLLGLKKNQKYYPSLAGNKAFYLNSLVDMGYEVSPFFCITTQAYLDFLKETGLLTHVKKFYAGHLHTEEIQYFLSIAKELRYSILSQSFPPTIERDILDGLKEFKNKTRNDISLAIRSSAIQEDTSTISMAGQLKTFLNVSVNSEREIIEKIKECWASLWKEQVIKYLIIRQEINKGIPSMGVIIQEMIESEISGVMFTFNPVTHAEEIIIEGVWGLGLPLVKGKVNPDSFTLDKKGPSIEINSSGKQQFMTYRDKEGSLREIPVPLEKRKEKVLSVSQLRTLSQMAIQIEEHFKSPQNIEWALKEDRFYFLQTRPLTIMMNISEQESIAIESQREKKEPTKEKREDIEKIWTRHFFDERFPKPISPLSWSILKELLERRAFVDPLKYQGFYDAHRYKITELFYGRPYTNLKVFYKLFYYYPSFLISKDTERFFPSKEYLPYNDRRFPWLNIDFVFSSVKTLAKDHNWIIPIHFKKWDSFLEEYIKTLKELKAINLSDLSHKDLFSNFTKTRVLVSEFLKIHRWSITYADILYHLSLHLIKKRGLEENLLRTTLFQLSDKKNMTIEIDREIKELAEIVLSSDILKHFFIEYEPQVLLKKLSEVGESQNFLKRFRNFLDRYGHRSNSLDIFYPTWKEDQGYVIGIIKKLIVTNRKEKKPYNEKIDISNKKELKNRLSFSFFDKIFPLRFILFKKLINWTQTFILLRENQRFYWQMSMAYMRKIVLEMERRLSLEDKGIDKPNDIFFLKIQEIYELLMGEGKKEDFSDVIMRRRSEWSQNKSIDAPSLIILEEGKEREFSVEVGEKDILKGMGVSSGKATGNARVLRDLKDYSELKEGDILVTLSIDPGWIHILSMVSGLVLEVGGLLSHASIIARELGIPSVVNIDKATQRISTGQKISINGKEGLVEFLK
- a CDS encoding rubrerythrin family protein; protein product: MELKGSRTEKNLLAAFAGESQARNRYTYFSSVAKKEGFEQIAAIFLETAENEREHAKRFFKFLEGGKIEITASYPAGVIGNTKTNLLASAEGEKEEWGILYPEASKIAKEEGFDEIAQLYKKIAEVEEKHEKRYRKLLKNIIDGTVFKKDEVVKWKCRNCGYVHEGMEALELCPACVHPQAHYELFCENY